agtaacaatgaaaaccttaccaatggcacaactgcccagcccacaaggaaaagaaaagaacaagctgcaaaattcttcaaatatttgtcctgctttgctgcaagagttgtgctgtacccacagtgtggaaagctgcagttggtggcacaccttgtgacagaagctgcacctcgttctccaggaaaggttcttggaaaaagcaaacaggactgaggagaagattctagaaaaactgaaagagcttttaagatattaaatgaaaactgaaacaattcaagacgtttttctcaatttatttttatgctccccttttccatcttgcactacttctccatcccattaattccaaatggatctcaccactaagatccatgagttggcaagttttagacattttaagataccatgacctacacagAGTTTggtttcccctgtttttcttggaaagcaatgctggagagataagtgcagtgcttgggtcaggtacaaattctgcattcagggattgtgctctgagagtgtttgaccctgagcagggacaatgcacagcagggaccgagggcaatcctgagccactgtgcaggagtccagactctggctcttggctgaactcggcaaagttcccgtgtttgcagaggctcaggggctgccctcggggaacgtggggctcggggcgggggcgagcgggcaacggacaaacggacacggggacaaacggccccggagcttcagttgcagcagcggcagcggcagtggcggcagcagcagcgacagAAGAAACTTGAgagtctcttctcctctccctctcccgctgccccgtacctctcccgctccccctttcccggtctcccctcctctccccgcctccctctccccgtgccgggccgggccatgcgGCGGCaggcgcaggaggagggggtggaggaggaggagcagggcggAGGAGGCGGgtggaggatggggctgggcagggtggacagcgagctgagccctgttctgcacttggcttgcaggtggccatcaaaagggtgccacagAACCGCGTCCAtcactggggtgagctggtgagtgagcgaagtgctgtgctgggcagggatgagccgaGGCCCGGCAGGGTGGAAGCCTCCAGGACACCTCAAAGGAGagcgggcgtggggccagcgcagggcgcagagcatcccgggctggctgagagcttCCTGACCCTCGGCACGGCATCagccccactgacggcatcgtgctcGTCCcacagcccgacggcaccagcgcacCCCTGGAGATTGTGCTGCAGGTCAAGGTGTCCAATGGCTTCTCCGGTgtggtccagctgctggagtggcttgagctccccaacgacatcttgatggtgctggagcggccagagcaCTCTCAGGACCTGCACCgtttcattcgggcacgggggttcctgtccgaggaggtggcgcggcagctgttccgccaggtgctggaggccgtgcggcactgcaccagctgcagggtcctgcacagggataTCAAGCCAAAAAACATCCTcattgacctggccaccgggcaagCCAAACTGATTGATttcggctgtggcacctacctgcaaaaGACAGCCTACATTcattttgcaggtgagcctacacagagctgtgctcccGGTTCTGGTATCTGATGGCCCAGCATCTCagggcccaagctgggtgtggcagcagggattctcccttttgctgacCTTCATGGCACGGAGTCTTCAGCCGAGTTGGGTTTGagcaggggtgggtggggagccatcttccagccctgctggcagcctttgcccaccactttgcccaggactggggctggggcagccagcccaacaaaAACACCCGTGGGTGAGGGTAGCAGAGATGGGGGGGCCtggaacctgtgccccagccagttTGGTGTGCAGGTGAGAAAGGGCTTGGGCTGGTCCACTCACCTGGTTTGTTCTGGGTTCATAATGTATTTTGGgacaatgcaggcagggaggatgaaggcaTGGTTTTCCCTCAGCACTAAGTGTGTTTCTGTCATGGTTGGTCTTGCCAGGGCTTCCgttgtccccttcccacaccagtggcttcttttccaacccaaagtttgtacaccagtcccaggtgCTGGTGAGAGGGCAGTGGTCACCCCgtgtgccactgctgcagccccggcacgcccagggatgctggggccagcagcatccccctgatgaactccatctgtattccacaggaacaccatcatacagccccccagAATGGACCCATTTTGGCTGGTACtatggcgagccagctaccatctggtccctgggcatcgtgctgcaccagatggtctgcggggagcaccctttcaggaggggccagaacatcagctgggaccatcagctctcgctgccacaacggctctctccaggtggatcctcatctctgggcacggggggaatgccagtgctgggagacagcagcaggctcgggagcatcccgctctggcagctgctgaggaggtggcacatgtcctgctctcctgctctcctccaaaacagggaactgatgggaaagtttaggctcagctctgagcacatccagcatggagtgggcatgggaatagtggggcaaagccaACAGAAGCCTTTTCCAACTGACTGGCcgtttctggtttctctgcccagagtGCCAAGATCTCATcaggtggtgtttatccatgccgGACGTGGAAAggccctcattagaagaggtgttctgtcatccttggatgcaggatattcatctgccctagaagaagggagagagccacaggcacactgtgctgcagggccctggtaagttacagctgcacacatgccttggtaatgagaagcaaagaaacccagacttttttgtcctgcctgtgtcactgcccagggctcatcagatgggagcacacagcccttgtgctggagctgagctgctctgcccagccctggtggccaacaTCCCAGCTGATTtggcttgtcctggttccctgacagctggggccctgggcagagccctgacagcctggtctgagcccagggaaggagaaggagcccccagagaagctgtaccaggtggggctgctgctgcaggagacagcgaggatgacatcaaggatgacaacctctCCCTGGACCTGGCCACTGGTAAGCTGAAGATGATGGCCTTCAattctggcaccttcttcaaagtcTGGCTCCACAGCGAATTTACAGATGAGTCCACACgcagggggatgctcccagaattgggcattgcacagcctggctAAGAACCAAAGGTTCCCCTCTTTGCTGtggcagatgcagctgatccttcagtcggctgcccagctgcttttggcagggctggggccatGGTCTGGGatgggtacgaaatgggagtgggctcctggccctgccaacagcccccagcacccaccgtgccctgggctggagctggggcagccagcccgatacaaacaaacccccatggtgggagcagaggtgggactccagaactTTTgcagggctgctttgctgtgcaggcaaggaagggcttgggctgctccactgcccttgtttgctttgagatcatggttattttggggggcagtgcagggggaaaggagaaagcGTGGGCTTCCCTCACCCATGGGTGTGTTTTTCCCGTGGGTGGACATGCAGGGGTTGGTGCTTCCTCAAGACCCTGACAGAGATAAGATTTTTACAtctgttgttttttcccctttttgtctaTTATctattttcaataatttattgtttgtttttctagaggaagcgtTCCAGGTGGGGTCCAGTCTGGATTGGGAAGTGCTTGGGACCAGCTgtggcgtggatgggccgtgcccttggagcaggctgaggacatcgtttgggaccagcttttcttccagccgtggatggcgtgaggtgggtgcctgtctgcttggcagggtgggatcagagcttttgggagatggcagcgagcacaggagcatcctgctctgggcagctgctgagcaggtggatgtgccatggctggatgcaggctgggcacatgtcctgccctcctgcctagctgccaaaagcagcactgatgggcagctctgggcacagctctgagcccgGCCAGCACGGCCTGGACACcgcgggcagctgggacaaggggacaggagccctcagctgacgggtggtttctgctttctctccttgcagccaggctctgcggatgctgaagctgctctgggctctggcagggctctgctggagctcagcaccaggctggaatcagccaaagaagaaatggtgtcacctgcagcacagacttgcttgagcattttggcaacacagctcaagtttgcagagtgtacacctccaagggaaaacatgacacctcccaaaaattaaacttgttcaataccttctgaaatcaaatcaatctgggatgactacAAATGACATTTCTCAGCTTtctcaagatgtagctcagcccttctctgaacagttctctcccccacctgccttttacttttCAACTGCTCCCTATTTTCCCCCAATAAGTTACCAACCTGTTGCAGTCTCCATCACTCTTGTTGCCTTCCTTgatgcccctgaccacaaggaaggccaagcccccaggtttagggactcatgctgtcagtggctgaggagcagcagtgtctcagaggtccagtgggattttagtgtcattcagagccactttccagccctcagctctcctcactgctgagttcccactcccttttcttcatccttgcagcaggatgagctctgtgaatccccttgagcctccccactcttcccagcccacgcagccacctcagtgaggctgaagctgaagcttctctgtctcctctggcacaccagtccagtcccctgtgtggggagccccagtcccagagcacagcacacagcagtgcagtccgggctggagcagctgccctgcagccctggcttggctgtttgtggcagctgaatgctccctgtttccagctgtccctgcaggatggcccagggcagagcccagccgggctcccactgcacccctggagcttggggcagacagtgctcccagagctgaggttcatggggagcacccggagctgtgcctcgcactcagtgctggcaagtgttgtgttctcatctcctgcagcctgaggggaaaacaacctgtgctgccaggccagcactgcccctctgggcagggacaaggctgaaGGGCTtccccattccagaggagctggtactgagccttggcagggctggagctgggtctggcctgctgtccgggactcgctgcccaccaaccgcccccacccaccacactccatcctccagagacagaagggtctgtgtgtgtgccaggggctcttggatgtctctgtatccatggacagaagggtctgtgtgtgccaggggctcttggatgtctctgtatccagggacagaagggtctgtgtgtgccaggggctcttggatgtctctgtatccagggacagaagggtctgtgtgtgccaggggctcttggatgtctctgtacccagggacagaagggtctgtgtgtgccaggggctcttggatgtatCTGtacccagggacagaagggtctgtgtgtgtgccaggggctcttggatgtctctgtatccatggacagaagggtctgtgtgtgccaggggctcttggatgtctctgtatccagggacagaagggtctgtgtgtgccaggggctcttggatgtctctgtatccagggacagaagggtctgtgtgtgccaggggctcttggatgtctgtgtatccatggacagaagggtctgtgtgtgccaggggctcttgggtgTCTCTGTATCCCGGggcagaaggctctgtgtgtgcctgggtttccataatgtctctgtacccatgggtatgggagaacatggacagtgaaagtgtcagtcacgttgcttgcacactccttcctttgtgtacaagacacatccatgcacacccccacatattggtatattaataggAGAGGGATGGATAGAGACTTCGCACAGAGCTCCaactttggcataactcaccctttagccagagaccaggggatttttttcccagctctgtgtgagaagatgtccaagagctgaaggagcagcattcagaagcagtttcaggatttctaggtaggaagtggagctcacaaccatccatataacttgccatattcattgggatgggctgctgcttctttaggaatatggcccaatgcagacatgagacttggaaaaatcccagctctctgtgggtttgtgcaaaagcgggagcagcacaaacagtttgtgcctgcctgggggacacaaggtccaaggaggtttggtggcagagggtgacttgggctggtggcaggcaAAGTTCCATTCTATGacattctcagagtggcacaggacaaaggtccaagtacccccaaccccactgatgaagtcggtagagtgctgcacatcctctaggaaaagctgctgtcagacaatccactgggatttataactttcatttgcaacactttaaatccaaatttccaactgcaatatttttacactccagacacagtaatgcataaatgcataatagatctttcaatttcctattgattccaTCACAATTTAGAATAACATagtattgcaaacaaaaccctgaatgttttaaaaaagggatgccaaggtcagtaagatgaatccatgccatcagaacatttacagagtaactgatttctcttcttaaaaagatcagttgcctcttaatccaaagttaccAAGGATTTTCACTACgcatttgttttttggttttatctttcatattttttcttttcttttttgtccagtgtttttaacagagaactcgtcctacaaaaggaatgtacagcaaaatgagatacatttctgataaacaatgaaaacgtaggctcctcctctgtttacttttctctggacaccctgaagaaaaaaatctagcagatatgagcagaggtgtgaagtgtttcatttggactgtgctggagttcagcactgctgacatcctgatccagtcaagagctgcagaattctgtTGCACATCTTGAACTCTGTGTTTGCTGGCACAGCACCCGCAGTGCCGATGCagcaatgcacatgaataactctgttattccctctcagaattcgggctctgccccagcacgaggtgctgcagccctttgctcctggttcccatgtggagcagctcccttcctgctggctgagctgctcaggcagagcccggcagctcctggccctgcagggctgaggcttttccccactgctgggcacagactgatggagcagcactgctgaacacaggggcacacagagggaccagcagcagctgcctttggccacctggggcttcaaggcccaaactctgagcagccagggctggaagaggctCACAGGCTCCctgttggctgtgctgccccacttgtgcctggcccagctttgcctggggcagagggagaacaaggggcagctccctccagcccagcccagggacccctccagccccagggcttggggcactgtcagcacctgctgctccagccactactcctgctggccctgacagcaacacccaaactggggctgatcccgagggagcagcagcagggcctggatctgatccctgactctgggacACGGCTGGACAAAtggctccacagcagcagcagcagcacatggagctgactttcaatGTCGCCTtgactttttaagattttctaagtgttctgatgtttgcattcttgtaccaaactttctcacacactttctgtaaacaacttattgttttgcattcttttatggaggaggagaaacttgaTGGACTGTTTGTTTGtccttggagaggtggcactttcaccctccaatccactgtcatatttggaaatctataaatgttggagtaaataaattaacctgccctttttcctgccttgagaCCAACAGCGTctctgcgtcgtgttgtcttgtgtcctatagtgacatttcagcacagcccctgccactcttccctcctgtgtgcagcggtgtcacagcagcctgaggcacctgggagcccccagtgccagcagggacttgagatgacagccctgggctcctggagattgtgcaaggaacagagctggggactccctgtccatggggagcttccagatggaagaggctgctgtgcccaggcagctccaaggccacagcaaggagggtctcgaccactggatctgtgccagtcccacagtcctgggcagcagccaccgagccctgggggaacagagggcatagcaagagggacaaagccaagcaaggtcagagactggagagagccagagctgggagcaggaacagctgctccattgcactcttggagaaagctcttggctggttcacagcactgaaagccatgaaggacagagaggaggcctcaccaaacaatgctcctgtttccacaccctcccctctctgtgtcccagaaggaattggatggactgtgtttttctctccaagtcgtctcgttcagcatgagcagcttagcaccaggagctgaaggagctgaagcctcaggccacaagagctgagcaagaggagactttctgagcaaatgagtgctgctAACCTGGACCTAactgaattcagcagatagaatcctggaatcacagaatcctttctgttggaaaagacctctgagctcatccagttcagctggtcacccagcagtgccaagcccagcactaaaccacgtccctgaagtgccaaggcctgaacagcaggccctgagccaaaggtggcctctggatgaacctttcaaccaaaggttatctttgtatctgctcattaatgaaatatgcatggtcattagcattgtgatagatgtagctgacacatgtattgatctttttgtatttgcaagccagacagggccatgaaatctgacatctggccttgtttggggctgaaggatcaaagtcaaacctcccttggttcctccttgagccctggccaggctttgggaggaacccaagagcaggatgaaaccagatgttcccacaccagaagtgctgtcagtttgttcattcagcactgtcagagctgggccctctcactgCGAgcttggagcctcacctgtggctggaggcacctgcaggaattcccagtgtccaggagtggctctgcagtccttggcTATGACAGCTTCCCccgctgctgtgtggatctgggggatgctgaagtctgagggtaacaggtgctggatctttcttaatcactgctgcaatctttggttCTGTTGattggctgcattgctgagctgctccttttgtgatcctttgctgctttgagctgcagtaaatgacactgattccttcagttggagtctgtgtctttggtgctgaccctgcccactggtaaaacaaaactggcacagtCGGGCCAGATGacaagaaaatgtcatttttaaatgtaaatgtgatgAATTGGtcccatcagaaattcccagatgggaagcccttcattggagttggctggctctggagtgggctgaggtcagAGCAgatgtgagcagtggggcagctggttaaaagaagctgaacccctggatgtcttaaaatgcatccaaaaaattgcatatggaaaaaggaaaaaaaattgcatttttggAAGACAAGGGTGAATTTTGTTAATGACACATTGGAAACAGCACTAACTGAAGGAAAAACTGTTGTTGGAACACTCCCACATGGAGTGACAGAAGAAGGTTTCAATCTTGAGCTCAGGTTTGTTTGTGCAAgtgatataataataataataattatatataacacaataatctatatttatatctgtATAATTAAAAATTGATAATGTGAAATAAGGCTGACAATAATttgtcagctttggctgctcactgtAAACACTAAATACCCTAGAGAAAAGGACTGGCCAAGACCCAAATGTCAGTGGTAAACTTTGTGAATTGTGTACAATGAAtaaaggaggaagggatgaaATTGGCATTTTTTTATAGGATTTGTTTATACTGTGATGCggaatgctttgtctgttactgtaAAAAATACAGTGATTAAGACTGCTGTGTTTTTCATATCCCAGACCATCCACAAGCTGCAGCATTGGTTGAATGGGTGAAGgtttgttaaaagagcagttgacaaaatgaggagatgggaacctgtccccatggagaacccatctcccagatgtgctccatgcccttaacaatggcccactggggaaatggaatcccctggctgtgcacgGCTGCCCCCAATTTACATTAACAAGCTAAATTGATTATTAGAAGAAGTAAAAAATGATGCTGTGAAAATATCCAATAGTACATCCTGtgagctccaacaaacacaaatggggctctgcagaaccacatggccttggattatctgcttgctggccagggaggaacGTGGGCTATTGtaggacaggaatgttgcaggGATGTTTATCAGTGCTGGGTTTGAGGTCCAGCAATCAGGAATCTCCTTGATAGAAAGAtcaggagaagagtggcagaaagaagaaaattcttcctggtgGGACTGGCTcccaaattggaggctgctgtgaaatgcattcaTGGCAGTCACTGTGATCATTGCGgtgtgagcacttggtgtgttatggttccatgttagagttgttgtgacaccttgtgctggaaatggagtactgagataaaaagagacacagtctcaagaaaaagtGGGCTGTAATAAAGAACATAGAGAATAACAACTAATTAGGGCTGTTTTAGTCAGACCCTGCCTGACTGAAGCCTCAACAACAGGCCCCGAGCCAAAGCTGACCTTTAGAtaaaccttccaaccaaatgttatatttgtatctgCTCGTTAATGAGTCATTATTAGCAATATGATCTCTGTATGTGTTCATTGGTGAAACAtggatttacctttctgtgtttggaaactggacaaggccccatctggctttgtttggggctgtgggatcagtcacctcccttggttcctccttgagccgtGGCCAGGCTTTGGAAGAAGCCAAACAGGAGAATTAAACCAGTTATTCCCACGCTAGCActgatgtcagcttgtttgTCTAACAGTGTAAAAGCTGTGGCCTCTCACAgtgaggttggagcctcactggctgcaaaggtggaggcacctgcaggaattcccagtgtccaggagtggctctccAGTCTGTGGCTGTGAAAGGGTTAAAAGCACTGTGTCCAGGCATACTTGGGCAAGAATAAGAGACATTGCACCCAGTATGGACGCTTGCAAAAATTCAGCCACAAGCTAAAGACACAGCATGAAACTTTGCAAGAAATAGGGAACAAAACTGGCAGGAATGAAGGGCAGAGCTTGCTAAAACCAGTGAGGAAATTGCTGAAACAGCCAACAAGAGACTGTGCATGCCTAGAGGAGAAAGGTGAAAAGGGCACGGCAATGAAGACgtccatccttcatcaggagaCCCCCGAGGAAGACGCAGAGCCTTCCTCAGTGCCACCACCAGTGTGCACTGCACCTGTGCCTCGTGTATGCTAATGATTGTAATGAGTACTGAGAAATCGTTTATATAACCTCACCTTTTCTGAGGAGAAATATGAATATGCATAGAGTGTAACCGTATATTGTAATctgctgtgtgcctgtgtgcGCTGTTAGGAGGAGATATCCCTGCACACCCAGCAGGCTGAATAAAGCAAATCCCCTCCTTGGGCTTTGTCTGGGAAGTGTCTCTTGGCCCGATCTGGGGCCATTCACGTCCATGGGGTTCTGTCAAGTCACAATGGAACCTTGGTGCCCTGTTGTTGCACAGCCTCACAAtgctctcctgctgccatgAGGTCCCTCCCTCGgtgacacactgcagccctggTTCCATGAGGGGCTCTTGGCTTCCGTGGTGCACGCCTTTTTCACACCTGAGCCTTGCTTCCATGGGTTCCATGGACTGACAGGGGGCCTCTGCATTCCATGGGGCCCAGCTAGatcacagcagagcctggctttcATCAGGTTCTGATACCTGTTCTGCCAGCTGACAGGGGTGatttaaagaacacagaaacCAATGGGAAGAATGGTCTTATTTTACTGTGAGTGTTAAGGCAACACAAAAGTTAAATTATGCATTCAATAAAACTACCTGCAGGGCATCTTGGGCTGCAgaggcaccgatctgtcacaggcactgacGGGGGCTCCACGATGACATcgcaggagtccccaggctgccaaagagccgggatgtcccagacactcccaggggttcctgtcatgggcacagtgggagcctcaggcaaaagctttatttctttattacagaaaatcCTGCTGGGTTATGAGATGGAGGAATGACatccaacagccaccatggatcctcaaatcCCTGCAGGGTCCCCAGACTTCCAGAATTCCTTTTAAGAGAGGAGACTGGGATCAGCTGGATCCAATCCTAGCCCCAGAAATTGTCAAAGGTGTAGAGACTGCACAGGTGGAATtaaaccttaatgcaatttgtcccataCAATTAATGATGGAATAccagatatatttttatacatatggctttgattgattctgatcatgattagaaGAAAGAACTTAACCACGGTTATTTACTTCACAGTACAGGacctataacaattattagaatattctgctTTAGGA
This genomic stretch from Passer domesticus isolate bPasDom1 unplaced genomic scaffold, bPasDom1.hap1 HAP1_SCAFFOLD_60, whole genome shotgun sequence harbors:
- the LOC135292959 gene encoding serine/threonine-protein kinase pim-1-like, whose amino-acid sequence is MRRQAQEEGVEEEEQGGGGGWRMGLGRVDSELSPVLHLACRWPSKGCHRTASITGPDGTSAPLEIVLQVKVSNGFSGVVQLLEWLELPNDILMVLERPEHSQDLHRFIRARGFLSEEVARQLFRQVLEAVRHCTSCRVLHRDIKPKNILIDLATGQAKLIDFGCGTYLQKTAYIHFAGTPSYSPPEWTHFGWYYGEPATIWSLGIVLHQMVCGEHPFRRGQNISWDHQLSLPQRLSPECQDLIRWCLSMPDVERPSLEEVFCHPWMQDIHLP